Proteins encoded by one window of Streptomyces sp. NBC_01477:
- a CDS encoding DUF2238 domain-containing protein — MREKARAAERRRGPVVALGAVLVIMAVSGWQPVDRVTWVMETFWVIIGVPLVLALWRRFPLTDLLCWLLVLHALVLAVGGHWTYAQVPAGNWVRDTLGLSRNPYDRLGHLMQGFVPAILVRELLVRTSPLRRSRWLAPLTVCACLAFSAFFEMLEWWSSLISGHSADAFLATQGDVWDTQWDMFCCLIGAVLCVLLLSRVHDRALAALAPGTTGGTVEDAAVPAADAGPQRNGLSAAEGLSI; from the coding sequence ATGAGGGAAAAGGCGCGGGCGGCGGAGCGGCGCCGGGGGCCGGTGGTGGCGCTCGGGGCGGTGCTGGTGATCATGGCGGTGTCCGGGTGGCAGCCGGTGGACCGGGTGACGTGGGTGATGGAGACGTTCTGGGTGATCATCGGTGTGCCGCTGGTCCTCGCGCTCTGGCGGCGGTTCCCGCTGACCGACCTGCTGTGCTGGCTGCTGGTACTGCATGCTCTCGTGCTGGCGGTCGGCGGCCACTGGACGTACGCCCAGGTCCCGGCCGGGAACTGGGTGCGGGACACCCTCGGACTCTCCCGCAACCCCTACGACCGGCTCGGCCACCTCATGCAGGGCTTCGTCCCGGCCATCCTGGTACGGGAGCTACTGGTCAGAACATCGCCGCTGCGCCGCAGCCGGTGGCTCGCGCCGCTCACGGTCTGCGCCTGCCTGGCCTTCAGCGCCTTCTTCGAGATGCTGGAATGGTGGTCGTCCCTGATCAGCGGCCACTCCGCGGACGCTTTCCTGGCCACCCAAGGCGATGTCTGGGACACCCAATGGGACATGTTCTGCTGCCTGATCGGGGCAGTCCTCTGCGTATTGCTGCTCAGCCGCGTCCACGACCGCGCCCTGGCCGCACTCGCCCCGGGCACGACAGGCGGTACCGTCGAGGACGCAGCCGTGCCTGCTGCGGACGCCGGCCCGCAGCGGAACGGCCTGTCAGCAGCAGAGGGTCTGTCAATTTAA
- a CDS encoding IS256 family transposase → MTIERESVAEPVAVAASDGQLIAMLVDRARSEGVQLSGGGGFLRQLAKRVLESALEGEITGRLGYGEHDAAGRNTGDSRNGTRSKTVLTDVGPVGVKVPRDVEGSFEPQIVRKRQRRPTGVDEMVPSLSAKGLTHGEISAHLAEVYGTEVSEQAISTITDQVMEGMAEWQNRPLDRVYPVLFVDAVNVRIRDGKVANRPAHVVMAVTVEGTRDILGILGIWAGDGGAGAKYRLQVFTELKNRGLDDVLMLVRDGPKGLPDAVGTVRPRTIVQTCIVHLLRNSFRYAARQDWDKIAKALKPVHTAPNEAAAAERSGELQDARGKKYPAIIKLWENAWAEFVTFLSFNVEIRTVICSTNAIESVNARIRKAVRARGHFPTEAAALKCIYLALMSLDPAGKGRKRWTTRWKAPLNAFQIAFEGRLTPANN, encoded by the coding sequence GGTCGACCGGGCCCGGAGCGAGGGCGTGCAGCTGAGCGGCGGGGGCGGGTTTCTGCGACAGCTGGCGAAGCGGGTGCTGGAGTCTGCCCTGGAGGGCGAGATCACCGGCCGCCTCGGTTACGGCGAACACGACGCGGCCGGCCGGAACACCGGCGACAGCCGCAACGGCACCCGGTCCAAGACCGTGCTGACCGACGTCGGACCGGTCGGGGTGAAGGTGCCCCGGGACGTGGAGGGCAGCTTCGAGCCGCAGATCGTCAGGAAGCGGCAGCGACGGCCGACCGGCGTCGACGAGATGGTGCCGTCGCTGTCCGCGAAGGGACTCACCCACGGGGAGATCTCCGCGCATCTGGCCGAGGTCTACGGCACCGAGGTCTCCGAGCAGGCCATCTCCACCATCACCGACCAGGTGATGGAGGGCATGGCCGAATGGCAGAACCGGCCACTTGACCGTGTCTATCCCGTTTTGTTCGTCGATGCCGTCAACGTCAGGATCAGGGACGGGAAGGTCGCGAACCGGCCCGCCCACGTCGTCATGGCCGTCACCGTCGAAGGCACCCGCGACATCCTCGGCATTCTCGGCATCTGGGCCGGCGACGGCGGCGCGGGAGCGAAATACCGGCTGCAGGTCTTCACCGAGCTCAAGAACCGCGGCCTGGACGACGTGCTGATGCTGGTCCGCGACGGGCCCAAGGGCCTGCCCGACGCGGTCGGGACGGTCCGGCCCCGCACCATCGTGCAAACCTGCATCGTCCACCTCCTGCGCAACAGCTTCCGCTACGCGGCCCGCCAGGACTGGGACAAGATCGCCAAGGCGCTCAAGCCCGTCCACACCGCACCGAACGAGGCCGCGGCGGCCGAACGCTCCGGGGAGCTCCAGGACGCCCGGGGGAAGAAGTACCCGGCGATCATCAAGCTGTGGGAGAACGCCTGGGCCGAGTTCGTGACCTTCCTCTCCTTCAACGTCGAGATCCGCACCGTCATCTGCTCGACGAACGCCATCGAGTCCGTCAACGCCCGCATACGCAAGGCCGTCCGGGCCCGCGGACACTTCCCCACCGAGGCCGCCGCCCTGAAGTGCATCTACCTGGCACTGATGAGCCTGGACCCGGCCGGCAAGGGCCGCAAGCGCTGGACCACGCGCTGGAAGGCACCCTTGAACGCCTTCCAGATCGCCTTCGAGGGCCGGCTCACCCCGGCCAACAACTGA